A genomic region of Deltaproteobacteria bacterium contains the following coding sequences:
- a CDS encoding DUF3343 domain-containing protein, producing MSGRKARDSDLSWKNRVSRGLGSLVRSLRPGSDRRTDADRARGILVFEHTSLVIRAESALKGADMDVQVKGPPPQIRTGCDLVIEFPLVEELRVLRILEGIGLEPLEIAAVGQGLLQPVDIYHVKNLGNYVMVRAANMKITVDRASRQIVNVSGGGCPDVPYLARIMVGRSLDDCPSPREFGHTLCGYALHLAFEEAQRIC from the coding sequence ATGTCCGGGAGGAAGGCGAGGGATTCAGACTTGTCCTGGAAAAATAGGGTGTCCAGGGGGCTTGGCTCCCTGGTTCGTTCCCTGCGTCCCGGGTCCGACCGGCGGACCGATGCCGACCGGGCCCGGGGCATTCTTGTGTTCGAGCATACAAGCCTGGTTATCAGGGCCGAATCGGCCTTGAAAGGGGCGGACATGGATGTTCAGGTCAAAGGTCCGCCTCCGCAAATCAGGACGGGCTGCGACCTGGTGATCGAATTTCCCCTGGTGGAGGAACTCCGGGTTCTGCGCATTCTCGAGGGAATCGGCTTGGAGCCGCTGGAAATTGCGGCCGTGGGGCAGGGTCTGCTGCAGCCGGTTGACATCTACCATGTCAAAAATCTCGGGAATTATGTCATGGTCCGGGCGGCCAACATGAAGATAACGGTCGACCGGGCCAGCCGCCAGATCGTGAACGTGTCCGGAGGAGGATGTCCGGACGTGCCATATCTGGCCAGGATCATGGTCGGCCGCAGCCTGGATGACTGCCCAAGTCCACGGGAGTTTGGCCATACATTGTGCGGCTACGCACTGCATCTGGCCTTTGAGGAGGCTCAGCGAATATGCTGA
- a CDS encoding preprotein translocase subunit TatB, protein MSEVVDARGLSCPQPVLMALDAVKLAVQGRMEVLVDTEASRENVSRAVQAKGWRVDVREEGEGFRLVLEK, encoded by the coding sequence ATGTCCGAAGTCGTCGATGCCAGGGGGCTTTCATGTCCTCAACCGGTGCTCATGGCCCTGGATGCCGTTAAACTGGCCGTGCAGGGCCGAATGGAAGTCTTGGTCGACACCGAGGCCTCCAGGGAAAACGTGTCCCGGGCCGTGCAGGCCAAGGGGTGGAGAGTGGATGTCCGGGAGGAAGGCGAGGGATTCAGACTTGTCCTGGAAAAATAG
- a CDS encoding YedE-related selenium metabolism membrane protein has product MKGNWFASRWGIIAVGVAIGVLAPLLQKLGNPGNMGICVACFERDISGAMGLHRADVVQYMRPEIIGFVLGALGAALAFGEYRSRSGSSPIVRFFLGVFAMIGALVFLGCPWRALLRLSGGDLNAIPGLIGLVVGIWIGTLFLKKGYDLGRSRETHKTVGLVMPLFMLGLLALLLIYPQIANEPKSGILFYSVKGPGAAHAPLFISLIIGLGVGFLAQRSRFCTMGAFRDFVLFRQMHLLSGVLALVVVAWVTNMIFGQFNVGFENQPVAHTQATWNFAGMVLAGLAFALAGGCPGRQLFLSGEGDGDAAVFVMGMIVGAAFSHNFGLASSPAGIGPHGVAAVIVGLVFCLFVGATMRRSS; this is encoded by the coding sequence GTGAAAGGAAATTGGTTCGCCTCGCGTTGGGGCATCATTGCGGTGGGAGTGGCCATCGGCGTGCTGGCTCCGCTCCTCCAGAAGCTTGGCAATCCCGGGAACATGGGCATCTGCGTGGCCTGTTTCGAACGGGACATCTCGGGGGCCATGGGCCTGCATCGGGCGGACGTTGTCCAGTACATGCGGCCAGAGATCATCGGCTTCGTCCTTGGGGCCCTGGGCGCGGCCCTGGCCTTTGGCGAATATCGGTCCCGGTCCGGTTCCTCGCCCATCGTCCGTTTCTTTCTTGGGGTGTTCGCCATGATCGGGGCCCTGGTCTTTCTGGGCTGCCCATGGCGGGCACTGCTTCGTCTGTCCGGTGGCGATCTGAACGCCATCCCGGGCCTAATCGGGCTCGTGGTCGGCATCTGGATCGGAACCCTGTTCTTGAAAAAGGGCTATGATCTCGGCAGGAGTCGGGAGACCCACAAAACGGTCGGTCTGGTCATGCCCTTGTTCATGCTGGGTCTTCTGGCCTTGCTCCTCATCTATCCCCAGATCGCGAACGAGCCCAAGAGCGGCATCTTGTTCTACAGCGTCAAGGGCCCCGGCGCGGCCCATGCCCCGCTGTTCATTTCTCTGATCATCGGCCTGGGAGTTGGTTTCCTGGCCCAGCGGAGCCGATTCTGCACCATGGGGGCCTTTCGGGATTTCGTCCTGTTCCGGCAGATGCACCTATTGTCCGGCGTTCTGGCCCTGGTTGTCGTGGCCTGGGTGACAAACATGATTTTCGGCCAGTTCAATGTCGGATTCGAGAACCAGCCCGTGGCCCATACCCAGGCGACATGGAACTTCGCCGGTATGGTCCTGGCCGGTCTGGCCTTTGCCCTGGCCGGTGGATGCCCCGGCAGGCAGCTCTTTCTTTCGGGGGAGGGCGACGGCGACGCGGCCGTGTTCGTCATGGGGATGATCGTCGGCGCTGCATTCTCCCACAATTTTGGTCTGGCCAGTTCTCCGGCCGGCATCGGCCCCCACGGTGTGGCCGCCGTCATCGTCGGCCTGGTGTTTTGTCTTTTTGTCGGCGCGACCATGCGCCGCAGTTCATAG